In a single window of the Falco rusticolus isolate bFalRus1 chromosome 11, bFalRus1.pri, whole genome shotgun sequence genome:
- the HEBP2 gene encoding heme-binding protein 2, which translates to MIKSFKQTFLSLDLQSPRWSSAEMTAKDYELRQYETAKWVSTVIRGETQKEAMRQGFWKLFHYIQGKNEKEMKIDMTVPVTCLIKSGCADFKISFFVPFEHQDSPPQPTDSDVFIEERKAAAIFVRSFGGFASPEKYAEEAEVLARILRNRGQPFHEDFFYTAGYDSPFKLFNRHNEVWYFKK; encoded by the exons ATGATCAAATCCTTCAAGCAAACGTTTCTGTCCCTGGATCTGCAGTCCCCTCGGTGGAGCTCAGCAGAGATGACG GCAAAGGATTACGAACTGCGTCAGTATGAGACAGCCAAGTGGGTCAGCACTGTCATTAGGGGAGAAACCCAGAAGGAGGCGATGCGCCAGGGCTTCTGGAAACTCTTCCACTACATCCAagggaagaatgaaaaag AAATGAAGATCGACATGACTGTACCAGTGACATGCCTGATAAAATCTGGCTGCGCAGACTTCAAGATCTCTTTCTTTGTGCCATTTGAACACCAGGactccccaccacagcccaccgACTCAGATGTGTTCATTGAagagaggaaggcagcagccatCTTTGTTCG GTCCTTCGGTGGATTTGCTTCCCCAGAGAAATACGCTGAGGAAGCTGAAGTCTTGGCCAGAATCTTAAGAAACAGAGGCCAACCATTCCATGAAGACTTCTTCTACACTGCAGGCTATGACAGTCCCTTCAAGCTCTTTAACAGGCACAATGAAgtgtggtattttaaaaaataa